The segment CCCGTGTTACGGCCAGGTCCGGCGCGATCGACGGGATGCGCATCAGACCGACCTCGACTTCGCCCAGCACCTGCTCGGACACCGGCAGGTCCGTTGCGCGGTTGATTGGCACTGACACTGCACCAACCCGCGCCATGTCAGGCGTCGCAGCACGTTGCAAAAAACCTTGAACCTCAACTTCTGTCAGTGCAACGGCTGGCGTCGGCGCGGCTCCGGTTCGCAGAGCGGGCGGAGCAATCGCATTCTGTCGTGCGCTCTTTACTCTGGCCCCGGTCAGCGGCGCATTGTCCGGTATCACCGGACTGGCCCGGCGCTGTGGCACGCCCTGCCCCGCGACCCGCGCGCCGCTTGCTCCGGCGCTGACCGCAGATGACGCGTCGGGGGTTCGCGAAATTGCAATGGCGCGCGACACCTGCATCGTTGCCAGCAGAATACGGCCCGAGTCCGCATTCTGCTGCGGCATCGGGCTGGGCGCGAGCCAAGGAACCAACGCAAACGCCGCACCCAGATGCAGCACCAACGAGCCCACCAGCGCCAGACTGCCCCGCGCGAAGCTCATGTGCGGGCCCTCATGATTCAGGCGGCGTGACCACAATCACCACCTCTCCCAACGCGGCCGCCTCGAGGGCGCTGACCAACGGCAGCACATGGCGCAGCGCCACGTCCCGATGCGCATTGATCCGGATCAGGCGCGCGCCGTTACGCGCCGCTGCGGCAGTGACGAGCGCGAGCCAATCCTCGGCCGCCGCCGTATTGCCGTTCACCGCCAGCGCACCGTCCCGCGCCACCGACAGGGTCACACCACCGCCCGGCATGTCGCGGCCCGACACCGCGACCGGCGGCAGCACCTCGAACGGGGCGGACGCGTCAAGCCGCGCGACCAACAGAAAGAACACCAGCAAAAAGAACACGACATCAACCAGGGCGATGATCGGTTCGGGCGCGGGACGATGATCGGGGCGATGCAGCCTCATCCCTCCGCCTCCAGACGGATCAGGCGTGCGTCGGTCACGCCAGCCGCCGCGACCGCGTCCATCAGATCCGTCAGCGCCCAGAGCGGTGCCGCGCCAGTCGGCAGGATCAGCACCCGTTGCCCCGGCGTGGCCAACACCGATGCCAATACGTCAGGGGTAACGTTCCGCCCCCGCAACACCACCTGCCCGTCAGCGCCGATACGCAACAGTACCGTGGTGGCCGTGCCCCCCGACTCCGACGACACCGATCCGTCCTGTACAACCGGGATCATGTCCAGATCACGGTAAACCGACGTGACCATGAAATAGACCAGCAGGATGAACAGCACGTCGATCAGCGGCACCAGCGAAATGCGCCGTGCCGATGCAGCAGGGCGCGCCAGCCTCATGGCGTATCCTCGTCGCGCAGCCCCCGTGCCAGCGACACCCGGCCAATCAGTCGCTCCATTTCGGATGTTCCCGCCTCGACCCGCGCTTGCAGGATCGCCGCGCCGATCACGGCAGGGATCGCTACCACCAGCCCCGCCGCAGTGGTCAGCAGCGCCTGCCAGATTCCCCCGGCAAGGATCGAGGCATTGGCCGCGCCCTCGGCCATCTCAAGCGAGCGGAATGACTGGATCATGCCCAAAACGGTGCCCAGCAAGCCGAGCAGCGGCGCAATCATGCCCACCAGCTCCAGCAGGCGGATGCCCCGCCCCATGCGCCGCACTTCGGCATTGCCAAGCTGTTCAAGATCAGCCGACAGCACCGCCGCAGGCACCCGACGTCGCAGCAGATCGCCCGCGCGCGCAGCCACCCGACCGGCAGGCGTGCGGGTGTCATTCGGCGAATCGCCCGCGTCGCCCCGCTCCAAGGTATCAATCCAGCCGTCCCGCGCCCCCTGCCCCCGGGTGACACCGCGCAGGTCTATCAGCCGCGCCAGAAATACCGCCACCGACAGCAGCGACAGCGCCGCCAGCACCAACAGAACCGGTCCGGCCGTTCCCAGATCCTGAATCCCGATCATGCGCTATTTCACCAGCGGGGCGGTGGCCTTGCTCTGCAAGGACAGCACGGCAAAGCAATCCAGCTCATCACCATTCTGCGGGCGGCAGGTGGCGATGTCGTGCAGTAGGATTTCAGAGATCCCGTCACAGGCGATGCCAGGAAATTCGAACAGCTTCAGCGTTGTCCGTTCCAGCGGCAGCGGGGCTGCATCCACCGTCAAAAGCTGGTCGATGACGCCCTGCCCGTCCAGAATCGCCAACGACATCTCGAACGCCGCGAGCGAGCGGCCCAGATCGTTGCGAAACAGAAAAAACGCGCGGCAGGCATCGCCCTCGCCGGGTTCGAGCTTGTTCAGTTCGACCGTCAGGCCGCCGTCTTGCGCCATGACACTGCTTCCAGGCAGCCAGAAAACCACCAATGCGGCCCACAAGATTCGTTTCAAATGCCATCCTCCTCAAATCGTCCTGCCCCAGAGATAGCAGATTCCACGCCTGCCTTGTGCATTTTCCGGCTATCCTCCGCGCACAGTCACGCCCGGCTTCAGTGCCCACTTGGTGAATCGCCAGTCCCGTGAAATACTGAACGTATTGGTTGAAGCATATTCCGGAGAGCATGATGAACGTCAGGGAAAATGTGGACGGTGTGGTGATTGGCATGTTTCTGGGGTTTCGCGGCGGTGCGCCGCTGGTTGTCTTTCCCTCGAACCCGCACGATCACGCCATTCCGGCGCGCAGCCTCTGCGCCCTGACCGCCGATGACGCGGGGTCCGAGATCGCGCTGCTGTTCGAAGATGGCGCCCGTGACCGCCCACTGATCATTGGCCGCATCGTTGAACCAGTACGCCAGAACACTGCGCCGCAAGTGATCCATGACGGCAAAACCGTGCGCATCAACGCGCAAGAACGGATTGAACTGCGCGTCGGCAAAGCGGCGATTGTGATGGAAAAGGACGGCCACATCACCATACGCGGTACCCATCTGGTCAGCCACGCATCGGGTTCAAACCATATCCGCGGCGGCTCAGTGAATCTGAACTGATGGCAGCGCCGGTGCTCAGGGACATCGTGCGGCGGCACGCGGAAGAGTCTGCGCATCTGTGGTGCGTCTACGACTGGCATCTGCTGCATCCCGACGAAAATCCCGACATGGACGAAGAACGGATGGACCGTCTGATCGAGCGGCTGAACGCGCATCTCGACGGGTTGCGGGTGGCGGGTGAGGACGGACAGGTGATCGCACAGGAACGCTATGACGCATTTCCCGAGGCGGGCGAACTCTTTGTGCTGCGGATGCTGCAGCCGGCGGCGCGACATCTGCGAGTGCATGATCTGGATCTGGACGCGGTACGCGACTATCTAGATGCAATGCTGCCCGGCGAAGAACAGACCTGAGACGGCTATCGTCAGCCTGCGCCCCGGCGGCCCCTGGTCACGCCAGGTCCACGATCAGCCGCCGTCTTCTACAGTTACTTCGATCAGCCGTTGCCATTCGTCGCCATCCAGCCGCAGAATGTCGCTCATCCCGAATGACCACAGCACACCGTCGCAAGCCACGATGTCATAGAAATGGTCTGCCATGTCGCTGGCGATTTCCTCGATCTCGAGCACATCGTCGACCATTTCGAGCAACATCGTGAACCCCGCCGCATAAAGCGTGTCATCATAGAGCGCGATGCCCCAGAGATCGATCAGATCATCTTCGGTATCCAGCACTTCGAACGCATCGCGGCGGCCCTTGGCGATGATGCCCGACTGGCCGCAGAGATAGACGACGCCATCCTCGGCACAGGTTACCGCGTGGAAGGCGGCATTGGTCATACATTGGATCGGGGTCCACGCCTGCCCGTCAAACCACCAGACGATGCCTTCGGATCCGGCGGCATACACCTCGTCCGGGGCGAACCCCGCCACCGCCTCGAGTATGTTTTCGTCATAGTCTTCGAACAACGTGCCACCGACAGAAATATCCTCCCAGTCACCCGAGGGGCGCTTGCGAAATGCCTGCAACGCGGTGCCCACGGCAAACAGCGTGTCACCCGCACATGTAATCGCCCGCATCGGGCCACGCGGAACAGGCAACTGGGTCTCTTCGATCGCGCCGCCACCCAGGTAACGCACCGCCTGCCCCCATTGTCCCAACCCCCAGGCGTCATCGCGACCGCCGGGGCCAAAGGTGGTGGACACCACGTTATAGAGGTGCTTGGCCAGATTGCGTGCGGTGCCGCCCTGGACCAGGAACACCGTCGAATGCGGCTCGTCAGGATCGTCGGCCAGTTCGTCCAGCATCAACACCAGAATCATCGTTGTTGCATCAAACGCGCTGCCATTCACGATCCGAAACTTGGGAACAAAGGGACGCATGGTCATTCCTTTCTCGGGTAAATGCGGCAGACAACACTCAGGCGTCAGGTGCCCAGCGCCGCGATCATATTCTTGGATTCCTCGGGTCCGCGCCCGGGGATGGTGTCAGCGCGCAACGGCGTATCGTCCTTGACCCCGACCTCTTCGTCCTTGTGATAGCCGTCCAGCTGCGCGGCGAGACAGGCGGCCGAGCATTTTGACCGCGGGAACACCTTCATCACCGACGCAACACCCGCCTCGCGCTGCTGTTTGTAGCTCATTTCCCGGCCTTGGACGCTGCCGCCCTTGTCCAGCGCCAGCGTCTTGGTGTCCGGCTTGAACGTCCCCTTGAGGCTGGTCGCCTTGTGGATCGCCAGCAACAGAAACGCGTGCATCCGACCGTGGCTGCCCTTGGTGCTGCTGGCACCTTCGGCACAAATACAAGGCGCATCGTTGCCGTTGTAATTGGCGCAGCCCGCCAGCGCCTTGCCGGAGTCATTGGTGTCCACGAACGACGATTTCGGCACCACGTGGTGCGGCGTCTGTTTGCCACAACATGCCTTGTCACCCTTTTTATAGGGTGCCAGCTTGCAACGCAGCGCAGCAAGGCAGCTGGGCTGTTCCTTTTGCTTGTCGGTTTTCTGCCGCTTGGACGGGCCTTGTGCCGCCTCGAAATCCCGATCGCGGGTCGAACTGCCGCGAAATTCCCCCGCCGCCGTGTCAACAGTCGAGGTTTTTGATCGTTTCGACCGCACCTCGGTCAGGACGCCGCCTGCCATCTTATAGACCCTGTCGCTCGAGCCATCGACATTGCTTTCTCCGGCTTTCTTGTTCAGGCCTGCCTCTTTGCAGACCTCGTCCATATCTTTGTAACCCTCGCAGGCGTCTTTGATCTTTTTTTTGTCACCCTCGCAGGGGTCCGGGGCATCCACACCGCCGGGTTTGGAAATCTTGGGCCAGGGCGGAGAGTTGCCGGGAATTGATCCGTGGTTGTTGGTGCTGATGTCCGAAAACCGGCTGACCGGCTGGCCCTCGGCCTTGACGTTGCTGGACCAGGCCTGATTGTAGCTCTTGCCGGTGTTCTTGGACGTAACGAGGCCCTTTTTCGCCGCCACACCTGCCTCGGTCCCCATGGTCTTGGAGAAAAAGGACTTGTTTTTGTGGCTGACATTTTCGCCGCCGATCTTGACCGTGCCGGTACCTTTGTCAGTATCACCATCCATGCCGAAACTGGGATAGGGAATCGGCACACCCGGCGGCGTCGGCGGAGCCTCGGGCGGGGTAAAACAGACGTCCGGCATCGCCGCGATGACCTGATTGGTCTGGGCCTTGCACGCCACTTCGAGCATGTTCGCAAAGACCGTCATGCCACCGCCCTCTCGATTTTGGCCCGCTGCGCCGACTGAAACACCGCCGCACCGCAGGCGCCATCGTCGCCAGACGATTCGATCAGTACCGGCGCACCGGGGCCATAGCCGCGCTCAAACGCCGTCAGCGCCCAGCCGACCATCAATGGCACAAACGCCGCGCCGACATTGCCAACACACTCGCCCGGGCTCCAGATCTGCGGGACTTCGGTGCGGTGGCGCGTGGTGCGCTGCTGCGCCAACGCGGTCTGTTTGAAAAAATACGCCTCGCCGCAGATATCCGAGAGCCGGTATTCTACATTGCGCCCCTCAAGCCCGGCCATATCCAGCGCATCGCGATAGGCCTGTGTCATGCCATCGCCGCGCAGTGGTTTATCCTCGGGATTATAAAGAAACGCCTGCTCGCGCGCGAGGCCCAGACCAGTCAGCGCGAAATGCATCGGCTTGCCCGCAGCACACAGGATCGCTGCCGCCGCCTCGCCCGGAATGAATCCGTTGGGGTTCTCGCCGGTCAGCAATCGCTCGGCGCGCAGGTAATGCGCGATGGCCGGCCCGCTCAGCAGGCTGTCAACGCCAAGGATCAGCGCATGACCCGCCTCGTCCCGCGCGAACATCCGCCGCACCCGTTCCAGCGCAACGATCCCCGATGGGCGGCCATGTGTCACCACATGCAGTTTGGTGCGAGCAGCCAGACCGGAAAATTCCAGCACCCGCTGGCCAAACCGGTCGGTATCACGCACCGGCCGACCGGGCCTATCAGTTTCGGCAAGGCACAACACTATCTGCAAATCCGCCGCCGCCTGCCCCTCCAGCGCATCGACCACCGCGCCCGCCGCCATATGCGCCAGCCGCTTTTCACCCAGCCAATTGCGCGGCAAAGGTACCTGCGCGCCCAGCAGCCAATCGCCACCGGGCGCAACAAACTGGGTTTCGACCACACCATCCAGCGATCCGCGCATGGCCGCACAGCTGGCTGCCGCCGTCAGGCCGACCGGCGTCACCATGCCCGCCGACAGGATATTGACGCCTGTGCTCATGTCAGTTCGCCGTGATCGGCTGGCATCCGAAAACCATCGCGCGTGAGATCCCGGTAGGGTTTGCCCATGGCCTTGGCCCGGATTTGACCGGGGCGTGGCCGACCGATCCAGGCCTCGGTGAATTCGGTGATCATACGTCGCATCGGCACCTGCACCCGCCAGACCATCGAAAGCCTGCGTGCTTCGGTATCAAACAGCAGCGTATCGGGATGGACCAACCCCTGAAACGCGCATTCCCACCCCCGGAACAGGGTCAGCGGTAACGCCGGATCGGGCAGGCGCAACGTCTCGCGACCCGAAGGCGTCAGGTTCAGGATCACCACCTCTTGCGACCGCTTTGGCCTGTCGATCTGCTGATCCGCGCCAACTTGCTGGTAATATCTTTCGTCGAAATCGGCGGGCAGGAACGGAAATACGTTTTCCTCCCAGTGCTGGTCATATGTACCGCCATAGCGGATACGGTCGGCCCGCCCGCGCCAGATCGGACCAAAACCCATCGGGCGGTACGCTTCATACGGCGAGGCGATGGGCACTCCCACCTCCTCGGTATTCGGCAGTGGCTGACCCGACAATTTCGACTGATTGCGAAACGATGCAAAACCGCGCCCGACTGGATTTTCCAGATACGCGGGTGGTTTCGGATCGTCAGGATTCAACCGGTCGATGCCACCAAACGCGGTGTCATATCCAAAGGGTTGTCGCGCAAACGGATAGGGATCGGTCGCCAGCACCTGCGGGCCGACCACCCGCCATTCGCGGTGCCCCACCACGTGAAAGATTTTTTGCCAACCACCAACCCGCAACCCGACCTGCACCCGCGACGCCTTGCGCCCTCCGGGGGCATAGGCCGCGCCCTGTAAAACCACGTCGCATTTGGGTTTGCGAAAGGCAAAATCCGTCTCCCATCGGGTGGCGGAAAAGCCCGGCTCACCGGTCAGTTCATCCGCAAACACCAGCGGTTGTTGGTCTGGTGCCAGTTCGGCCACAGCGCCGCTGCGTTCGGGAAAGGCAAAGGTGCCCTTGACCACAAACGAAAAGTATTCGCGCCCTGCGGTGTCCATGCCGATAGTGTGTTGATGGACAAATCCGGGTCGGTTGAAAACCTGCATCGCGCCCTCTCATCCGAAGTCGTAGCCAAAGCCATCTGGCCCGCCGGTCACGGTCACACGCGCGAGATCCTTGCCCTCAAGCCGCCAGGTCAGGATACGGCGGCTAAGCTCTGGCATCAGCGTGTTGGTCAGGATCGCGTCAATCATCCGCCCGCCGCTCTCGATCTCGGTGCAGCGGTCCTTGATCACCTGCATCGCGCCGTCGCCGATCACCAGTTCCGCGCCGTAACCTTCGCCCAGACGTTTGGCGAGGCTGCGCAGCTTGTGGCCGGCTATCGCCTCGATCATTGCGTCGGACAGCGGGCAATAAGGGATCGTGACAACCCGTCCGAGCAGCGCCGCCGGAAACACATCCAGCAGCGGCTTGCGCAATGCAGCGGTCAGTTCGTCATTGTCCGCCGTGACCGCGCCATCCTGCGTCATCGCCATGATCTCGTCCGATCCGACGTTCGAGGTCAGCAGGATCAGCGTATTCTTGAAGTCGATCCGCCGCCCTTCGCTGTCGTCCATCATGCCCTTGTCGAACACTTGGAAAAAGATCTCGTGGACATCCGGGTGCGCCTTTTCCACCTCGTCCAGCAGGACGACGCTGTAGGGTCTGCGGCGGACGGCCTCGGTCAGAATGCCGCCCTTGCCATAGCCGACATAACCCGGCGGCGCGCCTTTGAGGGTCGAAACGGTATGCGCCTCTTGAAACTCGCTCATGTTGATGGAAATCAGGTTATCTTCACCGCCAAACATCAACTCGGCCAGCGCCAGCGCGGTTTCGGTTTTACCGACTCCTGATGGCCCGCACAGCATGAACACGCCCACGGGTTTCTCGGGCGGTTTCAGCCCCGCGGCGCTGGTCTGGATCCGGTTCGCGATCATCTCCATCGCGTGATCCTGCCCGACAACGCGTTCGGCAAGAGTCGCGGCAAGGCTCAGCGCACGTTCGGTCTGACTGGCCAACATCCGGCCCATCGGAATCCCGGTCCAGTCCTGCACCACGGACCCCACGGCCAGCCGGTCCACCGATGGCAGAATCAACGGCGTTTCGCCCTGCGCCGTGGCCAGTTCCGCCATCTGCACCTTGAGCTGCGCCAGCGTGGCGTCGCGGTTAAACGGTTCCTCTGTCACCTCCGGCGCGGCTTCGACGTCGGGCAGTTCCTCGACCATCTCGGCGTCGGCATCGCCCAGATCGCCCGTGTCATCCACCGCCGCCCCAAGCCCGCGCAATTGCGCCCGCAGGTCCAGAATATCGTCGACAAGCAGCTTTTCCGCCTCCCAACGGGTGGTCGCGGCGTCCATCGCTGCCGCCGCCTCGGCCAATCCCGCCTCCACAGCCGCCTTTCGGTCAGTGACTTCGATCCCGATGGCCTCTTCGCGGTCAATAATGCCCTGCTCGATCTCAAGCGCATCCAGTCGGCGCTGGATATCCTCGACCTCGGCAGGGGTGGCGTGCTGCGATACGGCCACGCGGGCGCATGCGGTATCGAGCAGGCTGATCGCCTTGTCCGGCAGTTGGCGCGAGGGGATATAGCGATGCGACAGCTTGACCGCCGCCTCGATCGCTTCGTCCAGCAGTTCGACCTTGTGGTGTTTTTCCAGAACCCCGGCTACGCCGCGACACATCAGGATCGCCTTGGCCTCGTCCGGCTCATCCACTTTCACCACCTGAAAACGCCGGGTCAGTGCCGGGTCAGGTTCGATATGCTGTTTGTACTCGGCCCATGTGGTGGCGGCGATGGTGCGTAATTCACCCCGCGCCAGCGCCGGTTTCAGCAGGTTGGCGGCGTCGCCCGTACCCGCAGCGCCGCCGGCACCAATCAGGGTATGCGCCTCGTCGATGAACAGGATGATCGGGGTGTCGCTGGACTGCACCTCGTCGATCACCGCCTTGAGCCGCTTTTCAAACTCGCCCTTTACGCTGGCACCGGCCTGCATCAGCCCGATATCCAGCATCTGTAGATCCACATTGCGCAGCTGCGGCGGCACGTCGCCCTTGGCCAGCCGCTGCGCGAACCCTTCGACAACGGCGGTTTTGCCCACCCCCGCCTCGCCAGTCAGAATCGGGTTATTCTGCTTGCGCCGCATCAGGATATCAACGATCTGCCGGATTTCGGGATCACGCCCCACAACCGGGTCCATTTTGCCGTCGCGGGCGCGTTCGGTCAGATTGGTGGCGTATTGCGACAGCGCCGATTTGCCGCCGGGGGCCTTTTTTGCCTTGGGCGCATCATCCGTCACGGAATCGCCGCTACGCTCGATTGAGGCGGCCAAAAGACTGTCCAGATCCGCGATCATCGCATCCGGGTCGAACTTGTCGAACTCAAGGCTGATCTTGAACAGCAACCCTTCCAGCACCGGCACCTTGAGCGCGGCGAGCACCACATAAGCCGACCGCACCGAATCGTCGCCATAATCGAACGAGCCAAGGTTCCAGCCCTCCTGAATGGCGCGAAAGATGTGGTCCGAGAACTCCTCGACCGAGCCGGCGCCATGCGGCAACGCATCTGTCGCGCGCAGCACGTCGCCGTCGAATTTGTGTCGATCCACC is part of the Puniceibacterium sp. IMCC21224 genome and harbors:
- a CDS encoding 3-oxoacyl-ACP synthase — translated: MSTGVNILSAGMVTPVGLTAAASCAAMRGSLDGVVETQFVAPGGDWLLGAQVPLPRNWLGEKRLAHMAAGAVVDALEGQAAADLQIVLCLAETDRPGRPVRDTDRFGQRVLEFSGLAARTKLHVVTHGRPSGIVALERVRRMFARDEAGHALILGVDSLLSGPAIAHYLRAERLLTGENPNGFIPGEAAAAILCAAGKPMHFALTGLGLAREQAFLYNPEDKPLRGDGMTQAYRDALDMAGLEGRNVEYRLSDICGEAYFFKQTALAQQRTTRHRTEVPQIWSPGECVGNVGAAFVPLMVGWALTAFERGYGPGAPVLIESSGDDGACGAAVFQSAQRAKIERAVA
- a CDS encoding biopolymer transporter ExbD: MRLHRPDHRPAPEPIIALVDVVFFLLVFFLLVARLDASAPFEVLPPVAVSGRDMPGGGVTLSVARDGALAVNGNTAAAEDWLALVTAAAARNGARLIRINAHRDVALRHVLPLVSALEAAALGEVVIVVTPPES
- a CDS encoding PAAR-like domain-containing protein → MTVFANMLEVACKAQTNQVIAAMPDVCFTPPEAPPTPPGVPIPYPSFGMDGDTDKGTGTVKIGGENVSHKNKSFFSKTMGTEAGVAAKKGLVTSKNTGKSYNQAWSSNVKAEGQPVSRFSDISTNNHGSIPGNSPPWPKISKPGGVDAPDPCEGDKKKIKDACEGYKDMDEVCKEAGLNKKAGESNVDGSSDRVYKMAGGVLTEVRSKRSKTSTVDTAAGEFRGSSTRDRDFEAAQGPSKRQKTDKQKEQPSCLAALRCKLAPYKKGDKACCGKQTPHHVVPKSSFVDTNDSGKALAGCANYNGNDAPCICAEGASSTKGSHGRMHAFLLLAIHKATSLKGTFKPDTKTLALDKGGSVQGREMSYKQQREAGVASVMKVFPRSKCSAACLAAQLDGYHKDEEVGVKDDTPLRADTIPGRGPEESKNMIAALGT
- a CDS encoding biopolymer transporter ExbD, whose amino-acid sequence is MRLARPAASARRISLVPLIDVLFILLVYFMVTSVYRDLDMIPVVQDGSVSSESGGTATTVLLRIGADGQVVLRGRNVTPDVLASVLATPGQRVLILPTGAAPLWALTDLMDAVAAAGVTDARLIRLEAEG
- a CDS encoding DUF2169 domain-containing protein, with amino-acid sequence MQVFNRPGFVHQHTIGMDTAGREYFSFVVKGTFAFPERSGAVAELAPDQQPLVFADELTGEPGFSATRWETDFAFRKPKCDVVLQGAAYAPGGRKASRVQVGLRVGGWQKIFHVVGHREWRVVGPQVLATDPYPFARQPFGYDTAFGGIDRLNPDDPKPPAYLENPVGRGFASFRNQSKLSGQPLPNTEEVGVPIASPYEAYRPMGFGPIWRGRADRIRYGGTYDQHWEENVFPFLPADFDERYYQQVGADQQIDRPKRSQEVVILNLTPSGRETLRLPDPALPLTLFRGWECAFQGLVHPDTLLFDTEARRLSMVWRVQVPMRRMITEFTEAWIGRPRPGQIRAKAMGKPYRDLTRDGFRMPADHGELT
- the tssH gene encoding type VI secretion system ATPase TssH — translated: MAARGSNETIKRKELVGKLNPVCLKAFSAAAQAAKRRGNPYVELVHFITALADTDGSDLALLMQAVGVDRHKFDGDVLRATDALPHGAGSVEEFSDHIFRAIQEGWNLGSFDYGDDSVRSAYVVLAALKVPVLEGLLFKISLEFDKFDPDAMIADLDSLLAASIERSGDSVTDDAPKAKKAPGGKSALSQYATNLTERARDGKMDPVVGRDPEIRQIVDILMRRKQNNPILTGEAGVGKTAVVEGFAQRLAKGDVPPQLRNVDLQMLDIGLMQAGASVKGEFEKRLKAVIDEVQSSDTPIILFIDEAHTLIGAGGAAGTGDAANLLKPALARGELRTIAATTWAEYKQHIEPDPALTRRFQVVKVDEPDEAKAILMCRGVAGVLEKHHKVELLDEAIEAAVKLSHRYIPSRQLPDKAISLLDTACARVAVSQHATPAEVEDIQRRLDALEIEQGIIDREEAIGIEVTDRKAAVEAGLAEAAAAMDAATTRWEAEKLLVDDILDLRAQLRGLGAAVDDTGDLGDADAEMVEELPDVEAAPEVTEEPFNRDATLAQLKVQMAELATAQGETPLILPSVDRLAVGSVVQDWTGIPMGRMLASQTERALSLAATLAERVVGQDHAMEMIANRIQTSAAGLKPPEKPVGVFMLCGPSGVGKTETALALAELMFGGEDNLISINMSEFQEAHTVSTLKGAPPGYVGYGKGGILTEAVRRRPYSVVLLDEVEKAHPDVHEIFFQVFDKGMMDDSEGRRIDFKNTLILLTSNVGSDEIMAMTQDGAVTADNDELTAALRKPLLDVFPAALLGRVVTIPYCPLSDAMIEAIAGHKLRSLAKRLGEGYGAELVIGDGAMQVIKDRCTEIESGGRMIDAILTNTLMPELSRRILTWRLEGKDLARVTVTGGPDGFGYDFG
- a CDS encoding DUF6484 domain-containing protein; the protein is MNVRENVDGVVIGMFLGFRGGAPLVVFPSNPHDHAIPARSLCALTADDAGSEIALLFEDGARDRPLIIGRIVEPVRQNTAPQVIHDGKTVRINAQERIELRVGKAAIVMEKDGHITIRGTHLVSHASGSNHIRGGSVNLN
- a CDS encoding MotA/TolQ/ExbB proton channel family protein, encoding MIGIQDLGTAGPVLLVLAALSLLSVAVFLARLIDLRGVTRGQGARDGWIDTLERGDAGDSPNDTRTPAGRVAARAGDLLRRRVPAAVLSADLEQLGNAEVRRMGRGIRLLELVGMIAPLLGLLGTVLGMIQSFRSLEMAEGAANASILAGGIWQALLTTAAGLVVAIPAVIGAAILQARVEAGTSEMERLIGRVSLARGLRDEDTP